Genomic segment of Rattus norvegicus strain BN/NHsdMcwi chromosome 7, GRCr8, whole genome shotgun sequence:
acacagacactcacacgtactatcacacacatacacacatatacatgcagacacataacctcacacatacacacacactcacacacacactcatgcacatatattcacacacatacacacatgcacactcacatacacttacacacacacacacacatatacacacacgcacacatacatacacacactccagacacatgcatacacatatactcacacatacacacacactctcatgcacacatacacacacacagtcacacacatactcagacacatacatgcacacactctcacagatgCCGTTGCATACGTAACAGTGAAATCCTTTTTTCTAGAAGGACCTACCTaatgctaggtgtggtggcacagagcttttgtttgttttgtttttttctttgagattgcctctgcctcccaagtggtgggatcaAAGGCCTGGGCTGCCACCGAACTTCTGCGGTGCATAGCTTCGATCCTGGTAAAAAAaggatggatctctatgagttcaaggctaagctgatccagaccctgtttttaaaaacaaagtcacAAGCAAGGATGGGCCTAAGTGGATTGTGTGTCCTTTTGAGGGAAAAGCATGACTCCATGAGCGGTTTACTGTTGGAATAGGGCTGTCCTGTGCACTTTGGATGTTGTAGGCCCCATCAGAGGCAGCCCGTTCTCCCCTGGGTTCTGGCTGCCCTTTTTGCCCTTTTGTCATTCTGGGTTTCGGTTCACAAGCTTTGGCGGTTGGACGCGCTGAAGGAGACTTGGTTTCGTCAGTTTTGTATGCACTGCTCCTAtgctgtgtgtgcactcatgcatgcatgcattcgcCTGTGCCTGCACCCACGCTATTATGGTTGGGGAGGGGCTTGGCCTCACGTCAGTCCTTGGGTTATAGAACGTTACCGTCCAGCAAGATCTGTCGAAGATAAAAGTTTGGGGACGGCAGGGAAGGCTTGGTGGTTAAAAACACGCCACCTGCTCCTGAAGAGGGGCTTGGCACTCACACCAGGCAGCCCCTGTGCcacagaccacccaggggagtgtgtcagcagagggaccaaggcttggatttcaggtaggGAACGGATTCCGTGCGTacaacagacagacacaaactcgaggtgtATGCTGCTGcgaaaagctttacttcttggcatagacttaagcagttagaacaggtacatcataattggcaatcatccagctcttattcatcaccccaccaaatgtcccttgcaaGGAGGAGAGCTGAACGCACAGTCCAGGAAACAGTTCTCAGCCACAGACAATAGTTTAGAAGACTGCAGTTATACTGTCAGACTTGGGGGCACCAGATATGCATTCAAcatttacctttattttaataaagtttaaactcttggggctggggatttagctcagtggtagagcgcttacctaggaagcgcaaggccctgggttcggtccccagctccgaaaaaaaaaagaataaaaaaaaaaaaaaaaaactctatgtTTATGGACCCTCAGAATAATACGGAAACTTTTGTGaccattctataatttctttcatttcttgctCAATGttaccttctcttttccttctagttaactcttgataagtttgctCAACTTGTTGGAACTTATCCACGGTCTTTCTAAAAGAGTCACTACGAttctgaatcatgctaaacaaaactttcccaaaatgggggaaaggcttttctggaacagtcatgcACTTAGTAGCTGCAATtgatttctctcctatttgctgggaACTAATGGGTGCAGCAGTAGAATTCATCACAGCCTTTGAGTTCGtcaggatcatgatggtgtgagacgtttccgtctctgaactttcagttcttgagacatctaaaggtacacgaccatcttcccacactgctatattcttaaaatcagatattgttgacagaCTTAAAGTTGCTgagatcaccaaggctagaacacagaaggcacctccaccgcaagcatagaccccagtcatcatctttttgtagggagacagccagggacctccaggaggccaagccattccaggcacatgcctctgttctggatagaaaCGAAGCACAAGAGCTTCAGGTCATACAGGctccactggagtgggtgtggcagttcctggttttttgtttttaagacgaAGCTCCAGGATATCTGGCCTGATGGTATGGAGGGACTTCAGGATCAGCCAAAAAGAATAGGGAAGATTAATAATACAACAATCATGAGCCCTGACCCTATGGCTGCGAAGATGCAATACTGAATCCAATCCATAGGATTCAAAGCTTTTAAACTTTTAGTAAATGATGTTGCAAGTTTATCCACGTTCCAGGCATCTAAATGTCTCTGACTCGTGGCTGTAATCTGTTCCTGTAATTGTTGCAAGTCATAAGAAATATTTGTATCCTTCCAAACTCCTAGGAAATGAGCTTTAGTTCTACTCCAATTCTCTGATTCATTATAAGGTAAAGGAGTCACACAGATATAATGAAAACTAGAGTGACATCTGGTGGCAAGCCTGGTCTTAATAGAATCAATATCTTGTCCTAATTCTAAAATCACCTCTTCTAAGGCATTAATTCTggcttctcattttcttttctttctttctttttttttatatagtatagaatagagtttattcagggcatggggaggggagttaagacggtagcaggggcaggggcgggggggggggtagaaGAGTAGAGGCCGGTCATGGGCATGTGTAGAGAAggtggaggggaatggggagagaatggAGAAGGGAATAGAGTAAGagtaagagaacaagagagaacaAAGAGTGCTTCTAATTTTCTATCAATAAGGTGTTGCTCTGAGAGGGCCACAGAAGTATTTCTATATATTTCATTAACAAAAGTAGCTGTCTGCATCTCTTTAACTAAAGCCGTAGTGGATACGGCAAAGGATGTCAGGATAGCAATCAATGCCGAAATTCCTAAAATTAAGGCGGCCACAAATCTCTTAGGTCTAATTAAGTCATTAATGGTTTCTAAAGCTTGTAATCCAGAGTTATCAAACCAAGGATCAGAGCCCAAGTCTACTGGCAGCATAACATAAGCAGGTCGTTTTACAGTCAACATAACAGCAAATTCTTTATCCAATCCAGAGGAAACACAGTTAGACAAAAATACAGGCTTCACAAGTCACGTGATAAGATCCTCCACTATGGCTAATAGTCACCATTTGTTTATGTCCAGACAACATAGCAAAAGGATACGCCACACAGGCCACTGCAGCGAGCGGTGAACTTACTTGCGCTTTCGGTTTTCGAGGCAGTACCATGTTAGCGGCCGCTGCTAGACAAAACAGATCTGGATGTGCAGTAATAAATCCTTTGTTTGGGTCTTTGTGGATCCAAACAGGCTCGACCCATCCTGGTGTGAACCACCTCCTAACCGGGGCATAACCAGTGGGCTCATACCCTTCAAACCtctgagaattattttttaaatatcctaAATAATCATAATTTGGAGATGACACAGAAAAGTCCCAGATCTCATCGAAAGCACCTACTGGATGGAACTTGGTTCCTGTGTGAGGGAATGAATCCACACTGTAGCCAATTAGGGTACGTATTCTCATCCCCCTCCCAAAATtcatctttttttatgtttttgcacAAAATGGGAGAGAAAGGGCATATGCTCTATCTTTTCAAaagtttcattaaaattttgttaTCCTAAGGTCTGAACCCGAATCTCCCACGTCCTCCTCTTACCTTCCTTATCCCTGGTTACCTCTACTGGATTGGAAGTTGCCTCCCGAGTGTCAGTCAGGAAAGTCCTGTAGATAAGAGGAAGACACCAGGCGGAGCGACTCCTTTCAAAGCTTAACAAATGGGCAGGCTTCCTGTCacacagactccactggagtgggtgtggcactcCAGTCTCAGTTCGACAGCCTCTTGTGACCTCTCTGGGCAcccgcacacacgtacacatacccACCTTCCCCCACCCAGCCCCTCCATCATTAAACATGAAAACTAAAATCtttttgaaaagaaaggaaagccaTTTCATTGATCTAGGACAATGGACTTAACTTAGGCAGGAAGGGGGAAGTGTGGGGGCTCAAAACCCTTAGACATTAACCTGCTCTTGTTCTTTTGCATATGAAGGTGTGTGTTCCTCCCTGAAAACATGGGGCTACGTTCTCCTGGAGAACCAGACAGGGCAGGGGTGCAGGCTGGACCAGAGACTGGCTTTTTGGTCGGGGCCCAGATGGTTTGGCCTCTTTCACACTGTGAGCTAGGGAGGGACATGTCCCTTCAACAAACCTCCTTACAGAACAAACAAAGGGGTGTTCTTTGTCCCACCccacctacacacctacacacacacacacacacacacacacacacacacacacacacacacacacacacacctgtgcctgTAGTCTTGGGAATCAGCCCTTATCTGCCTGGTTGTGCTCCTAGGTTTGACATGTATCCAATTACTTTCCCTTCAGCAggcccatttttccttttgagagatAAGTTAAAAGAGTTGAGACAAAAAAGTGACTACAAGGTACTCTGTCCTTCTTAGGACTTTAAGAATCTCACCAAATGGATTGGAGAGATGagccagtggttagagcactgactgctcttccagaggtcctgatttcaaatcccagcaaccacatggtggctcacaaacatttgtaatgagatctgattccctcttctggtgtgtctgaagacagtgacagtgtccttatatataataaatgaataaatatttaaaaaaaagaatctcaccAAACTTTACATGTggtgagtttgttttgttttgttttgttttaattttgtatgtATAGATGCCTTGCCTGCACTTATGCAAGTGCACCAGCATGCACTACCCATAGAGGGCAGAAGGAAAAGCTATCAGATACCTTGCAACTGGAGTTAGATGGCTgctagccaccatgtggttgctggcaccCAAAGCTGGGTCCtttgcaggagcagcaagtgctcttaaccactggaatCCTTCAGATGGCCCTCTAGTCCCAACATGTGGTGACTTTTTATTGATTTGAATCTTGATAGAGAAGCAGGAAAGCCAAAAACAAGATTCCTGGACACTTAGAGAGGGCGGGGATGAGGAAGATGGCTTGGGAGGTGTGAGTATTTGCTCTGCAAGCGTGAAGACCTGACTTCGAATACCAGTACCTATGTAGGAAAAGTTGGGCAGAGCTGCGTGTGTTTATAGCCCAGCCCTGGGTATTGAAGATGGATAGATCCAGGAACCCACTCGTCTGCCAGCATAGACTACATGAGGAGCTTCCGGTTCAGGCCATAAGATACCCAGTGTCTGGCcggctctggcctccacatgggcacacatgggtgtacatgcacacattcatgtatcaaacatgccacatacacacagaaaaggaGAAGATGATCAATGGAAGGTGGGCTTTCCAGCAGAGATCACAGGATTAGGGGCTCACTGCAGAAACACTTcacagaggagaggcaggaaaaAGGAAGCCAGAGTTAGGAAGACTGACTCCTGGAAACAGGCATAGATTCCCTCTAGACAAGCTGCCCCTGCCATCGACTCCACACTCTGAGATCAGGAGTTGGGGGATAAGGAGGAGGGGAGTGTTTCCCAGCATGCCACAGTCACCGATCTgggaaagaacaggagagagatcTGTAGGAAATACAGATTAACCAGGATGAGCTGGGCCTCCTGGATTTCAACCACGAAGAGAAATGATGGTTCTTGGCCAAAGTGACTCCTTGGTGGGACCAAAAGACCTGGGACAAGGCGGCCCAACTGCATAGCCCAGAAGGGAAAGGGGActattttctgtctctcatttctcTTCCTGGTTGAAATACAAGAGGCCTAGCTCACTATTTGACAGAAGAGTCTGTTGAGACTGGGTTACTCATCCCTGAGAGCTGAGCTGTCTGTGCGAACATGTTTGCTCCACACAAGAGTAGCTCTGGCCAGGCCCCATCAGATGGCCTGGAGTCCCAGGATTGAGAGAAAGTACCAGAACGATCTCCAGGGACCTCCCCATGCATGCTGTGAGATTTATGCACACTGCTCACACACAAAGTTAATAACTAGatacataaatgtaaaatgtTTTCTAGAGTAGTTCAGCATGACCGTCCATCCTAAATGGCCCAGGCAGGAAGTATGCAGGGTGGTAGGGAGAAGTCCCTGATACACCTGGACCACCCACTGCCAACCCCACATTGGCCCAGAGTTGGCTTAAGAGCAGGCTGAGTCCAGAGGTTACATTTTCTCACctttgtttatctttttgtttcttttacaatAGCCGAATGAATCTGCTAAGGGAAGATGTATTTTACTTGCAATTTAACAACAGCCACCGGGTCAAGCCAGTCCAGAATCGCTACTATCGCAGGAAGTCCTATCTGTGCTACCAACTGGAGCGGGCCAATGGCCAAGAGCCACTCAAAGGCTACCTGCTATACAAGGTACCAGATTGATTGTCAGAGCTAGATCAAGAGGCAGCCAGGTACTTCCCCCTGCCCCTCCAATACATCATGAATACCACGAGGGCTCCCAACCTTCAGTTCCTCTCTCTTACTCAACACACTGGGGCTCAGTCTTTCCTGCTTTCCCTGGATCTTTTAAGGTTGTTCCCTTGCATAGCACATGCTTCCTGCCACACATGGGGAGTCCATATTGGATCATCCTCCCCAGTCTGCCTTAGAGGAGACAATGAACTGCACACAGTGGCCTCTTCATGGCTGTCTCCCTTGCTGCCCATCCTTCTTTTTCACTAAACTGCTCTTCGGTTAAAACATCTTGGAAAAACTCTTCCCCACCTTAGTGGCATGCCCCTTTGATCCCAGCTCTCCAGAGTTCGGAGCCAGCTTGGTTTCCATAATGAGTTTCAGGGTCAGCATCCTGAAGTGAGGTCACAGCACTGGGGCCCATGATATGAAAGTACCATCTGTTTGCTAACCCCTTTTCTCTGGGCACCTCTGGGATTTTTGTCCAATTTAGAAAAGGCTGTGGTGCTTTGGGGATGTGGAGTTAATGGTTGGATACAGAAAGGGgttctcgggggttggggatttagctcagtggtagagcgcttgcctaggaagcgcaaggccctgggttcgatccccagctccgggaaaaaaaaaagaatcttagaCAGAAAGGGGTTCTCCCTGTGCTGGACAAGACATTAGGAAATTCACAAGATAGGTCTCCAAGCTCACCCCAGTCTCATGCTGTCTGGCTTCTGACTTCCAACATCTCTTTGCCTGGACTCCCCTCAGAAAGGTGAACAGCATGTAGAAATCCTCTTCCTTGAGAAGATGCGGTCCATGGAGCTGAGCCAAGTGCGAATTACCTGCTACCTCACCTGGAGCCCCTGCCCAAACTGTGCCCGGCAACTCGCTGCATTCAAAAAGGATCACCCAGACCTAATTCTGCGGATCTATACCTCCCGCCTGTATTTCTACTGGAGGAAGAAGTTCCAGAAGGGGCTGTGTACTCTGTGGCGATCAGGGATCCACGTGGACGTCATGGACCTCCCTCGTAAGAAAGGACCACGGCCACCAGTAGGCAAAGGTTTTCCAGCTTCAATAGGACAAGCCATGGCCAGGAGGATAGGGAAGAAgctggacaggaaggaaggatgcTTTGGCTCCGTTGAGGCCAAAGATACGCCCCCACCAGACTGGGCAGATTCTACGAAGAGAGTAGTACCCCGAGAAGGGAAGGTAGTAGGGGAAGGCCTCGCACGGCCTGGGGACTCACAGGGTACCCTCTTTTTTCATCTCAGAGTTTGCTGACTGCTGGACAAACTTTGTGAACCCGCAAAGGCCCTTTAGGCCATGGAATGAACTGGAGAAAAACAGCTGGCGCATACAAAGGCGGCTCCGGAGGATCAAGGAGGTGAGAACCACATTGCTGCAGGCCCCGCCTCCTAGTCCAGACCCCGCCCCTTCAGCAAACCCTGCCCCATTACAGGCCCTGCCCACTGCAGCAGAACtctcagtcctgggcacaggCTTCTTGCTGCAGGCCCAGGCTCCCCTTCCCATGTTCCTTGGGTGTCCCTCCCTTCACCCTTCCTTGGGCCCAGCCCCTCATCTCTAGACATCTTTTGTTCTCTTGCACCAGGGCCTCCCAGTCCTGTCTTCTCTCGGCCATGCACTCGTCACACCTCTCTGTccccgttcttttttttttttttttcttttttctttttttcggagctggggaccgaacccagggccttgcgctttctaggcaagcgctctaccactgagctaaatccccagcccctctgtccCCGTTCTTAACTAGAACCTCCCTGTTGCCTCACTTCCTCATACCCATTGGCGCGCCCGTATTTCTTTCCCAACAGTCCTGGGGCCTGTAAGATTTGGTGAATAACTTTGAAAATCTGCACCTTGGACCCCCGTTGCCTTGAACAGCAAGAAGAGGTTCAAGAAAATCTTTtggtgacccccccccaaccccaagtctatttctttgttttcctttctgttttgttgtcgTCTTGCTTtggtttgaagacagggtctcaccgtgTAGCTTGCCACGCTGGAACGCAATACTAGACCAACTGGCCTTAAACTGTGAAATCCACCTGCCAGTgtcttctttttatcttttttatttttccatcaataGGTGCTTTATTTTGTACTTGAAAATTTTCAGTTGGGCCGGGCATGGTGACACAGCATGCCTCTAATcgcaggcaaaggcaggaggatctccctgagcttgaggccagtctggcctacatagtgggctctaggacagccagaactacacagagggaccctgtctaaaaaataatatgaatgaataaataaataaatgggagaaataaaagaaagaagagattaAGTTTTACGTGATCGGTTCGTCATGTGTGTTTGAGGGAGGAGGATTGCCACatgtttgaggtcatcctgggctagtcatcaaaaaaccaaaaacaaacaaacaaacaaacaaaagaacagttTTAAAATCCCAAAACctgagttcttttctttttttcttttcttctttctttttaaaatattaattatttaacACGTATGAGTACATCcgccgacacaccagaagagggcatcagatctcatttatagatggttgtgagccaccatgtggtccctgggaattgaactcagaacctctggaaaagcagtcagtgctcttaaccgctgagccatgtctccagcccctgagtTCTTTTCTAATAAAGTGGACAACCAGGCCCCCTCAGCCATCAGAGTGTGAACGGCAAGGAAGggagctggcgagatggctcacaGGTGAGCAGGCCGGCTGCCCCTGAAGAtgggagttcagatcccagccccTATCTTCCGCAGCTCACAGTTGCtctaattctagctccagggtacctggtgccctctcctggactctgtgggcaccccatacatatgtatatatacacacatatagtatgcatatatacatatatgcaataataatttatatattatatataatataacacacacacacacacacacacacacacacacacacacacacacatatatatatatatatatatatatatatatatatatatatatatcccttggGTTCCAGCCCAGTTCCCTCTACATATGgagtctgtctcaaagaaaaagaaatggtgtTTGATTGAGGAGTGCACGTGACATTGAcactgacctctggcctacatacacacacaccacagaagatGGCACGCATCTCTCTGGAAACACTGCTAGACATATCCAAAGGCGTGTCTCCTCGGTGACTCCAAGTCCAGTCAGACTCACAGTGTGAACCATCTTTGAAaagtcttgggttggggatttaactcagtggtagagcgcttacctaggaagcgcaaggccctgggttcggtccccagctccgaaaaaaaagtcTTCCTCTTGTTGCCCTTCAATAGAATATTCCATCTTGACCCTCAAAGGTTTATGGCCATTTTGTAACACAAAATGCATTCAGTTCATTTGTAAGGTACCCAAAAATCTTTTTTGCTTCATTggtatttttacttttatgtgtttggatgttttacctgcatatataCCTGCGCACCATGTGTGCCCGATGCTCACAGAGCCCAGAGAAGGATTTGATTTACATATCAGCATGAGCAAcagtgtgggcgctgggaatgGTGCCTACGTCTTCTGAAGGAGCAGCCAGTGGTCCTCACTGCTAAGCCACCTTCCCGGACCTGGTCCCTAAAACTTTTtcttgcgggggggggggtgggtggggctttTTTTCAAGGCAGGTTTCTCTTTGTGCATCCCTGGCGTGGACCATCACTGCCCAGCATAAAATCTTAACAGTTCGCCATAATTCAAAATCtcaaagtctcttttgagactCAAGGCAAGTGCTTAACACTAAGCTTctgtaaacaacaacaaaaacaggaacaAACCAGAAAATCATACAAGTTACACGCTTCTGTTACATGGTGTCATGGAGCAAACACCCCCACTCTGAAAGTGGGGAATGGAATAAAACAAGGAAAGTTTTATCAAAGCCAGATCAAAACCCAGCAGGGCAAACGCCACAGCCTACAGCTCTGTGCCTGCCACCAGGGGCTGATGgctcacctctccagctctgtcaTCTACAGTACCTGTAACACCTCTTGGGACAAGTCCACCCCACGCCTGCTTTCTTTTGTGGCAGTGCATGCTCCTGGCGTGCATAGAACACAGGGGTCTCCATCGACACTTAGCCTTCACCGTCACAGCCTCTCAAAATGACTCAGCTTCCTTACGGGTAATCCAAATCTGACACTGATTTGCCTAGAGGTTGCTGGAATCTTGACGCAAGCCCCCGTGAGACTGTCGTGGTTGGCATTTTGCATGCCAGCAAAATCAGTTCCATCTGGAGGACAGATCCTCAGTTTAGCCCTCACACTCACACTGCCCAGcagtgtctcctaggtgactcctAATCTAACAAAGGTTAACCTCACGTGCCCCTACATGGCATgggttgaaaaggaaaaaaaaaatctcagaatagtTTTGTTCAGGGATCTTAGCCAAAGTAACGAGCAGAAACTCCAGCTAATTAATACAAATAAGATGTtaaggggtggggagatggctcagtggttaggagcaccgactgctcttccagaggacctgagttcaaatcccagcaaccacatggtggcttacaaccatctgcaatgggatctgatgccctcttctggtgtgtctgaagacagctacagtgtacttatatataataaatctttttttagaaAGGTGTCAACGGTTGGTTTAATTAAGCATTTGAAGCTGTGGAGTGGCTCCCTGAATCCCTAGGAAAGATGGAGGACTGGACTGGGGAACGGTCAAGGCCAGGAGGGACCCCAAGACTAGTGATCAGTTGGGGTTGACAGCAGAGCTGTCGCATAGGATGTTCTGCCCACACCACCCACATCTGGACACTGGATGTTGACTGTCCCATCAACACTCCTCAGAATGAAGGGAGGTAAGGAGGGAATAGGTCACAGTAAGTAATGCACACAGCACAAGAAGAAAGGGACTCAGGGTATCACACTAAATGTAAAGAACACTTAGATCGTAGAGTTGGACAGACTTTGGGCCTATTTGGTCGATGAGATCTAAAGTATTTGTGTG
This window contains:
- the Apobec3 gene encoding DNA dC->dU-editing enzyme APOBEC3 isoform X1; the protein is MQPQGLGPNAGMGPVCLGCSHRRPYSPIRNPLKKLYQQTFYFHFKNVRYAWGRKNNFLCYEVNGMDCALPVPLRQGVFRKQGHIHAELCFIYWFHDKVLRVLSPMEEFKVTWYMSWSPCSKCAEQVARFLAAHRNLSLAIFSSRLYYYLRNPNYQQKLCRLIQEGVHVAAMDLPEFKKCWNKFVDNDGQPFRPWMRLRINFSFYDCKLQEIFSRMNLLREDVFYLQFNNSHRVKPVQNRYYRRKSYLCYQLERANGQEPLKGYLLYKKGEQHVEILFLEKMRSMELSQVRITCYLTWSPCPNCARQLAAFKKDHPDLILRIYTSRLYFYWRKKFQKGLCTLWRSGIHVDVMDLPQFADCWTNFVNPQRPFRPWNELEKNSWRIQRRLRRIKEVRTTLLQAPPPSPDPAPSANPAPLQALPTAAELSVLGTGFLLQAQAPLPMFLGCPSLHPSLGPAPHL
- the Apobec3 gene encoding DNA dC->dU-editing enzyme APOBEC3 isoform X2, with the translated sequence MQPSQTLFTDQNVRYAWGRKNNFLCYEVNGMDCALPVPLRQGVFRKQGHIHAELCFIYWFHDKVLRVLSPMEEFKVTWYMSWSPCSKCAEQVARFLAAHRNLSLAIFSSRLYYYLRNPNYQQKLCRLIQEGVHVAAMDLPEFKKCWNKFVDNDGQPFRPWMRLRINFSFYDCKLQEIFSRMNLLREDVFYLQFNNSHRVKPVQNRYYRRKSYLCYQLERANGQEPLKGYLLYKKGEQHVEILFLEKMRSMELSQVRITCYLTWSPCPNCARQLAAFKKDHPDLILRIYTSRLYFYWRKKFQKGLCTLWRSGIHVDVMDLPQFADCWTNFVNPQRPFRPWNELEKNSWRIQRRLRRIKEVRTTLLQAPPPSPDPAPSANPAPLQALPTAAELSVLGTGFLLQAQAPLPMFLGCPSLHPSLGPAPHL
- the Apobec3 gene encoding DNA dC->dU-editing enzyme APOBEC3 isoform X3; translation: MQPSQTLFTDQNVRYAWGRKNNFLCYEVNGMDCALPVPLRQGVFRKQGHIHAELCFIYWFHDKVLRVLSPMEEFKVTWYMSWSPCSKCAEQVARFLAAHRNLSLAIFSSRLYYYLRNPNYQQKLCRLIQEGVHVAAMDLPEFKKCWNKFVDNDGQPFRPWMRLRINFSFYDCKLQEIFSRMNLLREDVFYLQFNNSHRVKPVQNRYYRRKSYLCYQLERANGQEPLKGYLLYKKGEQHVEILFLEKMRSMELSQVRITCYLTWSPCPNCARQLAAFKKDHPDLILRIYTSRLYFYWRKKFQKGLCTLWRSGIHVDVMDLPQFADCWTNFVNPQRPFRPWNELEKNSWRIQRRLRRIKESWGL